Proteins found in one Zea mays cultivar B73 chromosome 1, Zm-B73-REFERENCE-NAM-5.0, whole genome shotgun sequence genomic segment:
- the LOC100382085 gene encoding uncharacterized protein isoform X1, translating into MAIPPRITAAGGGGRKTRVPPLPPARTLLTAFAAAVALAILCFLSSSPTATLSGSWRSGARSGDKYLYWGSRVDCPGKHCGSCAGLGHQESSLRCALEEALFLGRIFVMPSRMCLSSLHNTKGIIQNGATTKQRWEESSCAMESLYDIDQISRTVPVILDNSKNWHDIVSRSMKLEVGGVAHVQGISRGELKQNSIYSTALIINRTASPLAWFMECKDRKNRSSVMLSYNFLPSMPAEKLRNAANKMKEILGDYDAIHVRRGDLLKNRKDRFGVERSLHPHLDRDTRPEYIRKRIAQWIPPGRTLFIASNERTPGFFSPLSDRYKLAYSSNFSSILEPIIENNYQLFMVERLMMQGAKTFIKTMREFGSDLTLCDDPKKNTKVWQKPVYTDD; encoded by the exons ATGGCGATCCCTCCCCGGATCACGGCGGCCGGTGGCGGCGGTCGCAAGACGAGGGTGCCGCCGCTCCCACCGGCGAGAACTCTCCTGACAGCCTTTGCCGCGGCGGTGGCGCTGGCTATCCTTTGCTTCCTCTCCTCGTCCCCCACCGCCACGCTGTCGGGTTCATGGAGATCCGGGGCCAGAAGCGGTGACAAGTACCTCTACTGGGGCAGCCGCGTGGACTGCCCCGGCAAACACTGCGGCTCCTGCGCGGGGCTCGGGCACCAGGAGTCCAGCCTCCGCTGTGCTCTCGAGGAGGCCCTTTTCCTCGGCAG AATATTTGTGATGCCCTCAAGAATGTGCCTAAGTTCACTGCATAACACCAAGGGAATTATCCAAAATGGTGCAACTACAAAACAGAG ATGGGAAGAAAGTTCATGTGCAATGGAATCTCTATATGATATAGATCAGATCTCAAGAACAGTACCAGTTATTCTGGACAACTCAAAAAACTGGCACGATATAGTATCAAGAAGCATGAAACTAGAAGTGGGAGGTGTGGCACATGTGCAAGGAATTAGCAGAGGTGAACTCAAACAAAATTCCATATACTCAACAGCTCTCATAATAAATCGCACTGCAAGTCCCCTTGCTTG GTTTATGGAGTGCAAGGATCGCAAGAATCGTAGCTCAGTGATGTTATCCTACAACTTTTTGCCAAGTATGCCAGCGGAAAAACTGAGGAATGCAGCAAATAAG ATGAAAGAAATACTTGGTGATTATGATGCTATTCATGTGAGACGTGGTGATCTATTGAAAAATCGGAAAGATAGATTTGGTGTTGAACGGAGCCTTCATCCTCATCTAGACAGAGACACCCGACCTGAGTACATTAGAAAAAGAATTGCACAATGGATTCCACCAGGTCGAACATTATTCATTGCATCAAATGAAAGAACTCCAGGCTTCTTTTCCCCTCTGTCAGACAG GTACAAGTTAGCGTACTCGTCCAACTTCAGTAGCATATTGGAGCCAATAATTGAGAATAACTATCAGTTATTCATGGTAGAGAGGCTAATGATGCAAGGAGCAAAGACATTTATCAAGACAATGCGAGAATTTGGGAGTGATTTAACCCTTTGTGATGATCCCAAAAAGAACACCAAAGTCTGGCAAAAGCCAGTATATACAGATGATTGA
- the LOC100382085 gene encoding uncharacterized protein LOC100382085: MAIPPRITAAGGGGRKTRVPPLPPARTLLTAFAAAVALAILCFLSSSPTATLSGSWRSGARSGDKYLYWGSRVDCPGKHCGSCAGLGHQESSLRCALEEALFLGRIFVMPSRMCLSSLHNTKGIIQNGATTKQRWEESSCAMESLYDIDQISRTVPVILDNSKNWHDIVSRSMKLEVGGVAHVQGISRGELKQNSIYSTALIINRTASPLAWFMECKDRKNRSSVMLSYNFLPSMPAEKLRNAANKMKEILGDYDAIHVRRGDLLKNRKDRFGVERSLHPHLDRDTRPEYIRKRIAQWIPPGRTLFIASNERTPGFFSPLSDRFLPLCVLLYQEPLCAYRKCLLIHLATIQRG, encoded by the exons ATGGCGATCCCTCCCCGGATCACGGCGGCCGGTGGCGGCGGTCGCAAGACGAGGGTGCCGCCGCTCCCACCGGCGAGAACTCTCCTGACAGCCTTTGCCGCGGCGGTGGCGCTGGCTATCCTTTGCTTCCTCTCCTCGTCCCCCACCGCCACGCTGTCGGGTTCATGGAGATCCGGGGCCAGAAGCGGTGACAAGTACCTCTACTGGGGCAGCCGCGTGGACTGCCCCGGCAAACACTGCGGCTCCTGCGCGGGGCTCGGGCACCAGGAGTCCAGCCTCCGCTGTGCTCTCGAGGAGGCCCTTTTCCTCGGCAG AATATTTGTGATGCCCTCAAGAATGTGCCTAAGTTCACTGCATAACACCAAGGGAATTATCCAAAATGGTGCAACTACAAAACAGAG ATGGGAAGAAAGTTCATGTGCAATGGAATCTCTATATGATATAGATCAGATCTCAAGAACAGTACCAGTTATTCTGGACAACTCAAAAAACTGGCACGATATAGTATCAAGAAGCATGAAACTAGAAGTGGGAGGTGTGGCACATGTGCAAGGAATTAGCAGAGGTGAACTCAAACAAAATTCCATATACTCAACAGCTCTCATAATAAATCGCACTGCAAGTCCCCTTGCTTG GTTTATGGAGTGCAAGGATCGCAAGAATCGTAGCTCAGTGATGTTATCCTACAACTTTTTGCCAAGTATGCCAGCGGAAAAACTGAGGAATGCAGCAAATAAG ATGAAAGAAATACTTGGTGATTATGATGCTATTCATGTGAGACGTGGTGATCTATTGAAAAATCGGAAAGATAGATTTGGTGTTGAACGGAGCCTTCATCCTCATCTAGACAGAGACACCCGACCTGAGTACATTAGAAAAAGAATTGCACAATGGATTCCACCAGGTCGAACATTATTCATTGCATCAAATGAAAGAACTCCAGGCTTCTTTTCCCCTCTGTCAGACAG GTTTCTacctctatgtgtgctattatatcAAGAACCACTTTGTGCTTACCGAAAGTGTTTGCTCATTCATTTGGCAACAATTCAG AGAGGCTAA
- the LOC100382085 gene encoding uncharacterized protein isoform X3, whose amino-acid sequence MECKDRKNRSSVMLSYNFLPSMPAEKLRNAANKMKEILGDYDAIHVRRGDLLKNRKDRFGVERSLHPHLDRDTRPEYIRKRIAQWIPPGRTLFIASNERTPGFFSPLSDRYKLAYSSNFSSILEPIIENNYQLFMVERLMMQGAKTFIKTMREFGSDLTLCDDPKKNTKVWQKPVYTDD is encoded by the exons ATGGAGTGCAAGGATCGCAAGAATCGTAGCTCAGTGATGTTATCCTACAACTTTTTGCCAAGTATGCCAGCGGAAAAACTGAGGAATGCAGCAAATAAG ATGAAAGAAATACTTGGTGATTATGATGCTATTCATGTGAGACGTGGTGATCTATTGAAAAATCGGAAAGATAGATTTGGTGTTGAACGGAGCCTTCATCCTCATCTAGACAGAGACACCCGACCTGAGTACATTAGAAAAAGAATTGCACAATGGATTCCACCAGGTCGAACATTATTCATTGCATCAAATGAAAGAACTCCAGGCTTCTTTTCCCCTCTGTCAGACAG GTACAAGTTAGCGTACTCGTCCAACTTCAGTAGCATATTGGAGCCAATAATTGAGAATAACTATCAGTTATTCATGGTAGAGAGGCTAATGATGCAAGGAGCAAAGACATTTATCAAGACAATGCGAGAATTTGGGAGTGATTTAACCCTTTGTGATGATCCCAAAAAGAACACCAAAGTCTGGCAAAAGCCAGTATATACAGATGATTGA
- the LOC100382085 gene encoding uncharacterized protein isoform X2, with amino-acid sequence MAIPPRITAAGGGGRKTRVPPLPPARTLLTAFAAAVALAILCFLSSSPTATLSGSWRSGARSGDKYLYWGSRVDCPGKHCGSCAGLGHQESSLRCALEEALFLGRIFVMPSRMCLSSLHNTKGIIQNGATTKQRWEESSCAMESLYDIDQISRTVPVILDNSKNWHDIVSRSMKLEVGGVAHVQGISRGELKQNSIYSTALIINRTASPLAWFMECKDRKNRSSVMLSYNFLPSMPAEKLRNAANKMKEILGDYDAIHVRRGDLLKNRKDRFGVERSLHPHLDRDTRPEYIRKRIAQWIPPGRTLFIASNERTPGFFSPLSDRFLPLCVLLYQEPLCAYRKCLLIHLATIQVQVSVLVQLQ; translated from the exons ATGGCGATCCCTCCCCGGATCACGGCGGCCGGTGGCGGCGGTCGCAAGACGAGGGTGCCGCCGCTCCCACCGGCGAGAACTCTCCTGACAGCCTTTGCCGCGGCGGTGGCGCTGGCTATCCTTTGCTTCCTCTCCTCGTCCCCCACCGCCACGCTGTCGGGTTCATGGAGATCCGGGGCCAGAAGCGGTGACAAGTACCTCTACTGGGGCAGCCGCGTGGACTGCCCCGGCAAACACTGCGGCTCCTGCGCGGGGCTCGGGCACCAGGAGTCCAGCCTCCGCTGTGCTCTCGAGGAGGCCCTTTTCCTCGGCAG AATATTTGTGATGCCCTCAAGAATGTGCCTAAGTTCACTGCATAACACCAAGGGAATTATCCAAAATGGTGCAACTACAAAACAGAG ATGGGAAGAAAGTTCATGTGCAATGGAATCTCTATATGATATAGATCAGATCTCAAGAACAGTACCAGTTATTCTGGACAACTCAAAAAACTGGCACGATATAGTATCAAGAAGCATGAAACTAGAAGTGGGAGGTGTGGCACATGTGCAAGGAATTAGCAGAGGTGAACTCAAACAAAATTCCATATACTCAACAGCTCTCATAATAAATCGCACTGCAAGTCCCCTTGCTTG GTTTATGGAGTGCAAGGATCGCAAGAATCGTAGCTCAGTGATGTTATCCTACAACTTTTTGCCAAGTATGCCAGCGGAAAAACTGAGGAATGCAGCAAATAAG ATGAAAGAAATACTTGGTGATTATGATGCTATTCATGTGAGACGTGGTGATCTATTGAAAAATCGGAAAGATAGATTTGGTGTTGAACGGAGCCTTCATCCTCATCTAGACAGAGACACCCGACCTGAGTACATTAGAAAAAGAATTGCACAATGGATTCCACCAGGTCGAACATTATTCATTGCATCAAATGAAAGAACTCCAGGCTTCTTTTCCCCTCTGTCAGACAG GTTTCTacctctatgtgtgctattatatcAAGAACCACTTTGTGCTTACCGAAAGTGTTTGCTCATTCATTTGGCAACAATTCAGGTACAAGTTAGCGTACTCGTCCAACTTCAGTAG